The following proteins are encoded in a genomic region of Enterocloster clostridioformis:
- a CDS encoding 16S rRNA (uracil(1498)-N(3))-methyltransferase → MHHFFVNPEQVEDGLIRITGPDVNHIKNVLRVRQGEKMLVSDGTGRDYLCQAEEIAGQEVAVRILETKEEGRELPSRIWLFQGLPKSDKMEFIIQKAVELGAAGIVPVSTRNTVVKLEPKKEEAKRKRWQAIAESAAKQSKRSLVPQVCGVMTLKEAFDYVESRGFSMRLIPYEHEEGMAGTKAELDTLGPGQDIAVFIGPEGGFDEREIDLALSKGVRPISLGRRILRTETAGLAVLSVLMMRLEGAL, encoded by the coding sequence ATGCATCATTTTTTTGTGAACCCTGAACAGGTGGAGGACGGCCTGATACGGATAACCGGCCCTGACGTGAACCACATAAAGAATGTTCTGCGCGTAAGGCAGGGGGAGAAAATGCTGGTCAGCGACGGCACCGGCAGGGATTACCTGTGCCAGGCAGAAGAAATCGCCGGACAGGAGGTCGCGGTGCGGATTCTTGAGACAAAGGAGGAGGGGAGGGAGCTTCCTTCCAGAATCTGGCTCTTCCAGGGACTGCCCAAATCTGATAAGATGGAATTCATCATCCAGAAGGCAGTGGAGCTGGGGGCGGCCGGCATTGTGCCGGTGTCCACCAGAAACACGGTGGTCAAGCTGGAGCCGAAAAAGGAAGAGGCCAAGCGCAAGCGGTGGCAGGCCATCGCAGAGAGCGCTGCCAAGCAGTCCAAGCGCAGTCTGGTTCCGCAGGTATGCGGCGTCATGACGCTGAAGGAAGCCTTTGACTATGTGGAGAGCCGGGGCTTTTCCATGCGTCTCATTCCCTATGAACATGAGGAGGGGATGGCCGGCACAAAGGCGGAATTAGACACCCTTGGGCCGGGGCAGGACATTGCTGTGTTCATTGGTCCGGAGGGCGGATTTGATGAACGTGAGATAGATCTGGCCCTTTCAAAGGGGGTGCGGCCCATCAGCCTGGGGCGCAGGATACTGAGGACGGAGACAGCGGGCCTGGCCGTGCTGTCGGTACTTATGATGCGGCTGGAAGGGGCGCTGTAA
- the prmA gene encoding 50S ribosomal protein L11 methyltransferase → MKWKKFTLTTTTEAVDLISSMFDDIGIEGIEIEDNVPLTEKETKGMFIDILPELPPDEGVARISFYLDDDADVADYLKRVEEGLDELSPFAELGARTITASETEDKDWINNWKQYFKPFTVDDILIKPTWETIPEEHKDKLLVQIDPGTAFGTGMHETTQLCIRQLKKYVNRDTLVLDVGTGSGILGITALKLGAKEVWGTDLDENAINAVRENLEANSIPEDRFHVLQGNIIDQLSVKEWAGYGKYDVAVANILADVIILLVDEIPAHLKKGGIFITSGIIDMKEEAVKEAFARCRELEMVEITYQGEWVSVTARRK, encoded by the coding sequence ATGAAATGGAAGAAATTTACATTAACAACCACCACTGAGGCGGTAGACCTGATTAGCAGCATGTTTGACGACATTGGTATAGAAGGAATCGAAATCGAGGATAATGTGCCCCTGACGGAGAAGGAGACAAAGGGAATGTTCATTGACATCCTTCCTGAGCTTCCTCCGGACGAAGGGGTTGCCAGGATAAGCTTTTACCTGGATGATGACGCGGATGTGGCGGATTATCTCAAACGGGTGGAAGAGGGCCTGGACGAGCTGTCGCCATTTGCGGAGCTGGGCGCCAGAACTATCACCGCGTCGGAGACAGAGGACAAGGACTGGATTAACAACTGGAAACAGTACTTTAAGCCCTTTACAGTGGACGATATTCTGATTAAGCCTACCTGGGAAACCATACCGGAGGAGCACAAGGACAAGCTTCTGGTGCAGATTGATCCGGGTACTGCCTTTGGAACCGGTATGCATGAGACCACCCAGCTGTGCATCCGCCAGCTTAAGAAGTATGTGAACCGGGACACCCTTGTGCTGGATGTGGGAACAGGCAGCGGCATTCTGGGAATCACGGCCCTGAAACTGGGGGCTAAAGAGGTGTGGGGCACGGATCTGGATGAAAATGCCATTAACGCCGTAAGAGAGAACCTGGAAGCCAACAGCATTCCTGAGGACAGGTTTCATGTACTCCAAGGGAATATCATAGATCAGCTTTCCGTAAAGGAATGGGCAGGATACGGCAAGTACGATGTGGCGGTGGCCAACATACTGGCAGATGTCATCATTCTGCTGGTGGACGAGATACCTGCCCACCTGAAAAAGGGCGGTATTTTCATCACCTCCGGCATTATTGATATGAAGGAGGAAGCGGTGAAGGAGGCGTTTGCACGCTGCCGGGAGCTGGAAATGGTGGAAATCACATACCAGGGAGAATGGGTGAGCGTGACCGCCAGAAGGAAATAG
- a CDS encoding ABC transporter ATP-binding protein, producing the protein MARIANYNRPKDTRRTLKQMLSYLGRHKWYMLVIALLVTISALASILGTYMLKPVINRFILPGDIPGLVKILLVMGALYLCGALSCYAYNQMMVHISQKVVNEIRSDLFRHTQRLPLTYFDAHTHGELMSRFTNDVDTISEALNNSFAMMIQSFITITGTITMLLVLDWRLSLIVMAFLILMVLFIRYNGKRSRKYFTQQQKYLGSINGFVEEMVAGQKVEKVFNHEAQDYEEFCRRNEAFRTAATKALTYSGMTVPTIVALSYVNYALSACVGGLFALSGLTDLGTLASYLVYVRQSAMPMNQFTQQINFLLAALSGAERIFDMMNETQELDEGTVTLCNVRKNDNGGWEECREFTHCFAWKVPDEDSVDTAQTHTGSQSGFRLIPLEGDVRFNQVVFGFTPEKTILNGISLYAKPGQKIAFVGSTGAGKTTIINLVNRFYEIQQGSITYDGIDIRTIKKDDLRRSLSMVIQDTHLFTGTIADNIRYGRLDATDEDVVNAARVANAHSFIRRLPQGYDTPLHSDGANLSQGQRQLLAIARAAISRPPVLILDEATSSIDTRTEKLIEKGMDALMEGRTVFVIAHRLSTVRNSKAIMVLEKGEIIERGSHDELIDQRGRYYKLYTGQFELE; encoded by the coding sequence ATGGCAAGAATAGCAAATTATAACCGTCCCAAGGATACCAGACGCACCTTAAAGCAGATGCTCAGCTATCTGGGGCGGCACAAGTGGTATATGCTGGTTATCGCCCTCCTGGTGACAATCAGCGCCCTGGCCAGCATATTGGGAACATACATGTTAAAACCGGTCATCAACCGTTTCATTCTCCCGGGAGACATACCGGGGCTTGTGAAAATACTTCTGGTCATGGGAGCGCTGTACCTGTGCGGCGCGCTCTCCTGTTATGCCTACAATCAGATGATGGTCCACATTTCCCAGAAGGTGGTGAACGAAATCCGGTCCGATTTGTTCCGGCACACCCAGCGCCTTCCCCTTACCTACTTTGACGCCCATACCCACGGGGAGCTGATGAGCCGTTTCACCAACGATGTGGACACCATCAGCGAAGCCCTTAACAACAGCTTTGCCATGATGATACAGAGCTTCATAACCATAACAGGAACCATTACCATGCTGCTGGTGCTGGACTGGCGTCTTTCCCTTATTGTCATGGCATTTCTGATTCTCATGGTTCTGTTTATCCGCTATAATGGAAAAAGGAGCAGGAAGTATTTTACCCAGCAGCAGAAATACCTGGGCAGCATCAACGGCTTTGTGGAGGAGATGGTGGCTGGCCAGAAGGTGGAAAAAGTATTCAATCACGAGGCACAGGACTACGAGGAATTCTGCCGCCGCAACGAGGCATTCCGAACAGCGGCCACCAAAGCCCTGACCTATTCCGGCATGACGGTTCCCACCATAGTGGCCCTGTCCTATGTAAACTATGCCCTGTCAGCCTGTGTGGGCGGCCTGTTTGCCCTGTCAGGCCTTACGGATTTGGGGACACTGGCATCCTATCTGGTGTATGTGCGCCAGAGTGCCATGCCCATGAACCAGTTTACCCAGCAGATAAACTTTCTTTTGGCCGCCCTGTCGGGAGCCGAGCGCATTTTTGATATGATGAACGAGACCCAGGAACTGGATGAAGGCACAGTGACACTGTGTAATGTGCGAAAGAATGACAATGGCGGCTGGGAAGAATGCAGGGAATTTACCCACTGTTTCGCCTGGAAGGTGCCGGATGAGGATTCGGTTGATACGGCGCAGACTCATACCGGCTCCCAATCCGGCTTCCGTCTCATTCCCCTTGAGGGGGATGTGCGTTTCAACCAGGTTGTGTTCGGATTCACGCCGGAGAAAACCATCCTGAACGGCATCAGCCTTTATGCCAAGCCCGGACAGAAAATCGCGTTTGTAGGTTCCACCGGCGCAGGAAAAACCACCATCATCAATCTGGTGAACCGTTTCTATGAAATACAGCAGGGAAGCATAACCTATGACGGCATTGACATAAGAACCATAAAAAAGGACGATTTGCGCCGTTCCCTTTCCATGGTCATCCAGGATACCCACCTGTTCACAGGAACCATAGCGGACAACATACGTTACGGACGGCTGGACGCCACGGACGAGGACGTGGTAAATGCAGCCAGGGTAGCCAATGCGCACTCCTTCATCCGCCGTCTGCCCCAGGGTTATGATACGCCCCTTCACAGCGACGGCGCCAACCTGTCCCAGGGGCAGCGCCAGCTTCTGGCTATTGCGCGGGCAGCCATCTCCCGCCCTCCTGTGCTGATTCTGGATGAGGCCACCAGCTCCATTGACACCCGGACGGAAAAACTCATTGAAAAGGGAATGGACGCGCTGATGGAAGGGCGCACCGTCTTTGTAATCGCTCACAGACTGTCCACGGTCCGCAACTCCAAGGCCATTATGGTACTGGAAAAGGGCGAAATCATAGAACGCGGAAGCCACGATGAACTCATTGACCAGAGAGGGCGTTATTATAAACTGTACACAGGCCAGTTTGAACTGGAATAA
- a CDS encoding cysteine desulfurase family protein encodes MEAYFDNSATTRVFDSVKDIVVKTMTEDYGNPSAKHRKGMEAERYVRQAAADIARTLKVRDKEILFTSGGTESNNMALIGTAMANQRAGKHIISTRIEHASVYKPLEYLEQQGFEVTYLSVDSQGHISLEELESAIRQDTILVSIMYVNNEVGAIEPVEQIASLVHGKNPSILFHVDAIQAYGKLAIRPKKQGIDLLSVSAHKIHGPKGVGFLYIDERVKIRPLLYGGGQQKDMRSGTENVPGIAGMGQAAREIYTDHQQKVEYITGLKDYMTDRMASLPGVTVNSRKGMESAPQIVSASFQGVRSEVLLHALEDKGIYVSSGSACSSNHPAISGTLKAIGVRQELLDSTLRFSFGVFNTKEEIDYCMEVLEELLPVLRKYHRG; translated from the coding sequence ATGGAAGCATATTTTGACAATTCAGCCACCACGCGTGTATTTGACAGCGTAAAGGATATTGTGGTGAAAACCATGACGGAGGATTACGGCAATCCGTCCGCCAAGCACAGAAAGGGAATGGAGGCGGAGCGGTATGTGCGTCAGGCAGCTGCGGACATTGCCAGGACATTAAAGGTCAGGGATAAGGAAATCCTGTTCACCTCCGGCGGCACGGAATCCAACAATATGGCTCTTATCGGCACTGCCATGGCAAACCAGAGAGCCGGAAAGCATATCATCAGTACCAGAATCGAACACGCCTCGGTTTACAAACCCCTGGAGTATCTGGAGCAGCAGGGGTTTGAGGTCACATATCTGTCTGTGGACAGCCAGGGCCATATATCACTGGAGGAGCTGGAATCCGCCATCCGTCAGGACACCATACTGGTATCCATCATGTATGTAAACAACGAGGTGGGCGCCATTGAGCCGGTGGAACAGATTGCATCCCTTGTCCACGGGAAGAATCCTTCCATCCTTTTCCATGTGGACGCCATACAGGCATACGGCAAGCTTGCCATACGTCCGAAGAAGCAGGGAATCGACCTGTTGTCTGTCAGCGCCCATAAGATTCACGGCCCCAAGGGAGTGGGGTTTCTCTACATCGACGAGAGGGTGAAGATTCGTCCCCTTCTCTACGGAGGCGGCCAGCAGAAGGATATGCGTTCAGGCACGGAAAATGTTCCGGGCATTGCGGGCATGGGCCAGGCGGCCAGGGAAATTTACACGGACCATCAGCAGAAGGTGGAGTACATCACCGGCCTGAAGGATTACATGACAGACCGCATGGCGTCGCTGCCGGGTGTCACCGTCAACAGCCGCAAGGGAATGGAGAGCGCGCCCCAGATTGTCAGCGCAAGCTTTCAAGGGGTGAGAAGCGAGGTCCTTCTTCATGCCCTGGAGGACAAGGGAATCTATGTTTCTTCCGGATCCGCCTGTTCTTCCAACCATCCGGCAATCAGCGGAACCTTAAAGGCCATTGGAGTCAGGCAGGAACTGTTGGATTCTACGCTGAGGTTCAGTTTTGGCGTGTTCAACACAAAGGAAGAGATAGATTACTGTATGGAAGTCCTGGAAGAGCTTCTGCCGGTACTGAGAAAGTACCACAGAGGCTGA
- the thiI gene encoding tRNA uracil 4-sulfurtransferase ThiI encodes MQYQSFLIKYAEIGTKGKNRYMFEDALIKQIRYALKSVEGQFDVTKESGRIYVKAETDYDYDDAVEALRRVFGIADICPMVQIEDKDYENLKKHVVEYMDQVYPDKNITFKVNARRGDKQYPVTSEQINRDMGEVILEAFPQMRVDVHHPDVILHVEVRQRVNLFSLMIPGPGGMPVGTNGRAMLLLSGGIDSPVAGYMIAKRGVKIDAVYFHAPPYTSERAKQKVADLANLVARYAGPINLHVVNFTDIQLYIYDKCPHEELTIIMRRYMMRIAQTIAERTGSIGLITGESIGQVASQTLQSLAATNEVCTMPVFRPVIGFDKQEIVDVSEKIGTYETSIQPYEDCCTIFVAKHPVTKPNINVIHSSERRLEEKIDQLVETALETTEQILCQG; translated from the coding sequence ATGCAGTACCAGTCATTTTTAATTAAATACGCAGAGATTGGCACCAAGGGCAAAAACCGGTATATGTTTGAGGACGCCCTCATAAAGCAGATCCGCTATGCGCTAAAGAGCGTGGAGGGACAGTTTGACGTCACCAAGGAATCAGGGCGCATCTACGTGAAGGCAGAGACGGACTATGATTACGACGATGCGGTGGAGGCCCTTAGGCGGGTATTCGGCATTGCGGATATCTGCCCCATGGTGCAGATTGAGGATAAGGATTACGAGAACCTGAAAAAACATGTGGTGGAGTACATGGACCAGGTTTATCCGGATAAGAACATCACCTTCAAGGTAAATGCCCGCAGGGGGGATAAGCAGTATCCCGTGACCTCGGAGCAGATTAACCGCGACATGGGAGAGGTGATTTTGGAAGCGTTTCCCCAGATGCGCGTGGACGTCCATCACCCGGATGTGATTCTTCATGTGGAGGTGCGCCAGAGAGTCAACCTGTTTTCCCTGATGATTCCCGGACCAGGAGGCATGCCTGTGGGAACCAACGGCAGAGCCATGCTGCTGCTGTCCGGCGGCATCGACAGCCCGGTGGCAGGCTACATGATTGCCAAGAGAGGCGTGAAGATAGACGCGGTGTATTTCCATGCCCCGCCCTATACCAGCGAGAGAGCAAAGCAGAAGGTGGCGGACCTGGCAAACCTGGTGGCCAGATACGCGGGCCCCATCAATCTCCATGTGGTGAATTTCACGGATATCCAGCTCTACATTTACGATAAGTGCCCCCACGAGGAACTGACCATCATCATGCGCCGCTATATGATGCGGATTGCCCAGACCATAGCGGAACGCACCGGCTCCATCGGCCTGATTACAGGCGAGAGCATCGGGCAGGTGGCCTCCCAGACATTACAGTCCCTTGCAGCAACCAATGAGGTGTGCACCATGCCGGTGTTCCGGCCGGTCATTGGTTTTGACAAGCAGGAAATTGTGGATGTGTCTGAGAAAATCGGCACCTACGAGACATCCATCCAGCCCTACGAGGACTGCTGCACCATTTTCGTGGCCAAGCATCCGGTGACAAAGCCCAACATTAATGTGATTCACAGCTCGGAGCGCCGCCTGGAGGAAAAAATCGACCAGCTGGTGGAGACTGCCCTTGAGACCACGGAACAGATTCTCTGTCAGGGGTAA
- a CDS encoding sulfite exporter TauE/SafE family protein, protein MLQYLIVCPLVFLAGLVDSIAGGGGLIALPAYLIAGVPAHVALGTNKLSSALGTTVSTARLAKHGFLKGKVFMAVCSSAAALTGSALGAHLALMVPESVIKHMMIVVLPVAAFYVLRNKDMGARDRTDDISRNKVFAVCMAAAFFVGGYDGFYGPGTGTFLILILTGAAGLDARSASAQTKVINLSSNIAALVTFIATGNVCYPLGLTAGVCSIAGHYIGAGMVAHDGQKVVRPVVLMVLGVLFIKIVSGA, encoded by the coding sequence ATGTTACAATATCTCATTGTGTGCCCGTTGGTATTCCTGGCCGGACTGGTGGATTCCATTGCAGGAGGAGGCGGGCTTATTGCCTTGCCTGCATATCTTATTGCAGGGGTGCCCGCCCATGTGGCACTGGGTACCAATAAGCTCAGCTCAGCCCTGGGCACCACTGTTTCCACGGCCCGCCTGGCAAAGCACGGTTTTCTGAAGGGAAAGGTGTTCATGGCGGTCTGTTCCTCGGCGGCAGCCCTGACAGGCTCGGCCCTGGGAGCCCATCTGGCCCTCATGGTGCCGGAATCCGTCATTAAGCACATGATGATTGTGGTGCTGCCCGTTGCAGCGTTTTACGTGCTCAGGAACAAGGATATGGGAGCGAGGGACAGGACGGATGATATTTCCAGAAACAAGGTGTTTGCCGTCTGCATGGCGGCAGCCTTTTTTGTGGGGGGATATGACGGCTTTTACGGACCCGGAACAGGAACCTTCCTGATTCTTATTCTCACAGGGGCTGCCGGGCTGGACGCCCGCAGCGCTTCCGCCCAGACAAAGGTAATCAACCTTTCCTCCAATATTGCGGCCCTTGTGACCTTTATTGCCACTGGAAATGTCTGCTACCCGCTGGGGCTTACGGCAGGCGTCTGTTCCATCGCGGGACACTATATCGGGGCAGGCATGGTGGCCCACGACGGACAGAAGGTGGTCCGTCCCGTGGTCCTGATGGTGCTTGGGGTATTGTTTATTAAAATAGTAAGCGGCGCATAG
- a CDS encoding D-isomer specific 2-hydroxyacid dehydrogenase family protein: MFKKLVAIEPVSLIPSAEEELHRYAGEITLHEDVPSGDGEIIRRIGDADAVLVSYTSRISRHVIESCPSIRYIGMCCSLYSEESANVDIACARERGITVLGIRDYGDRGVVEYVLSELVRFLHGFDRPMFRDMPVEITDLKVGIIGMGVSGGMIADALKFMGADVSYYSRSRKQDREDQGMTYRPLKELLDRSEVVFACLNKNVILLHEKEFRQLGQGKLLFNTSIGPAFDLPALKTWLDQGNNYFICDTEGALGDSTGELLGHPGVFCARISAGRTKQAFDLLSKKVLDNIRAYLEQ, encoded by the coding sequence ATGTTTAAGAAATTAGTGGCTATTGAGCCGGTGAGCCTGATACCCAGCGCAGAGGAGGAACTGCACCGGTATGCGGGAGAGATAACATTGCATGAGGATGTGCCGTCCGGCGATGGGGAAATCATCCGGCGTATCGGTGACGCGGACGCGGTGCTGGTAAGCTACACATCCAGAATCAGCCGTCATGTGATCGAGAGCTGCCCATCCATCCGGTACATTGGCATGTGCTGCAGCCTCTATTCTGAGGAAAGCGCCAATGTAGACATTGCCTGTGCCAGGGAACGGGGCATCACAGTGCTTGGAATCAGGGATTACGGCGACAGGGGGGTGGTGGAATACGTGCTCAGTGAGCTGGTGCGTTTCCTTCACGGCTTTGACCGTCCCATGTTTCGTGATATGCCCGTTGAAATCACGGATTTAAAGGTGGGTATCATCGGAATGGGCGTATCAGGAGGAATGATAGCCGATGCCCTGAAGTTCATGGGGGCGGATGTGTCCTATTACAGCCGTTCCAGGAAGCAGGACAGAGAAGACCAGGGGATGACTTACAGGCCCTTAAAGGAACTGCTGGACCGCAGCGAGGTGGTCTTTGCCTGCCTGAATAAAAATGTGATTCTGCTTCATGAGAAGGAATTCAGGCAGCTGGGGCAGGGAAAGCTCCTGTTCAATACCTCCATTGGACCGGCATTCGACCTTCCTGCCCTGAAAACATGGCTGGATCAGGGAAATAATTACTTCATCTGCGATACAGAGGGAGCCCTGGGAGACAGCACCGGAGAACTGCTTGGTCATCCGGGCGTATTCTGTGCACGCATCTCAGCAGGCAGGACAAAACAGGCCTTTGATTTGCTCAGCAAAAAGGTGCTGGACAATATTCGCGCATACCTGGAGCAGTAG
- a CDS encoding MarR family winged helix-turn-helix transcriptional regulator, whose translation MMKQEQVRRLLVRAERARKHLMQPHFTRIGLTFGQGHARILDVLLARDHITQKELSDFCHMDVTTMSRSLDRLEESGYLVREKDPGCRRSYLICLTGEGVAEAHKVRRVLEMVDDVIWKGLGQDEMEAFCGTMEKICENLEQCDFKWDDET comes from the coding sequence ATGATGAAACAAGAACAAGTACGCCGCCTCCTGGTGAGAGCGGAAAGGGCAAGAAAACATCTGATGCAGCCCCATTTCACCCGGATTGGCCTAACCTTCGGCCAGGGCCACGCCCGCATCCTGGATGTGCTGCTGGCCCGGGACCATATAACACAGAAAGAATTGTCAGATTTCTGCCATATGGATGTGACCACCATGTCCCGTTCCCTGGACCGTCTGGAGGAATCCGGCTACCTGGTAAGAGAAAAAGATCCTGGATGCCGCAGGTCCTATCTGATTTGCCTCACCGGTGAAGGGGTGGCAGAGGCCCATAAGGTACGCAGGGTACTGGAAATGGTGGATGATGTTATATGGAAAGGATTGGGGCAGGATGAAATGGAAGCATTCTGCGGCACCATGGAAAAGATATGTGAAAATCTGGAACAGTGTGATTTCAAATGGGATGACGAAACATAA
- a CDS encoding ABC transporter ATP-binding protein, giving the protein MKEFLSYLKPYKRDAVMAVFCIEAETVFELIIPLVMASIVDVGVVNGDRRYILMKGLQMVLFALISLVLGQGSAMFSARCGQGLGAEIRKAEFAKLQQFSFANTDHFSSSSLVTRLTSDVTTIQNSVAAGMRPAFRSPVMMLTAMAASFYINPQLAMVFLVAAPVLGALLFFIISRVRPLYSVMQGAIDMVNRIIQENLTAIRVVKSYVRGDHEIRKFEEVNYNLRFTAEKAFRLAVLNMPAMQLVMYSTILCILWFGGRLVTIGGVKVGELTGFLSYVLQVLNSLMMFSNVFLMTTRALASWKRISEVMDEEIDIKEDGSSPLEVEHGDIRFEHVYFKYNQDAAEYVLSDISFHIKAGQTVGIIGQTGAAKSTLVQLIPRLYDVTNGTVYIDGRPVREYPLKRLRDSIAMVLQKNTLFSGTVKDNLRWGRETATDQEIEEACRIACVDEFIDRLERGYETELGQGGINVSGGQKQRLCIARAILKSPKVLILDDSTSAVDTATEAKIRDGLAKSMPDTTKIIIAQRISSVAHADQIIILEDGRVNAVGSHETLLASNQIYQDIYHSQQEGANL; this is encoded by the coding sequence ATGAAGGAATTTTTATCTTATCTGAAGCCCTACAAAAGGGATGCCGTCATGGCCGTCTTCTGTATTGAAGCCGAAACCGTGTTTGAGCTCATCATCCCCCTGGTCATGGCTTCCATTGTGGATGTGGGCGTGGTCAATGGAGACAGGCGCTATATCCTGATGAAAGGGCTGCAGATGGTTCTCTTTGCCCTTATCTCCCTTGTGCTGGGCCAGGGCTCCGCCATGTTCTCGGCCCGGTGCGGCCAGGGACTGGGAGCCGAAATCCGCAAGGCGGAGTTTGCAAAGCTGCAGCAGTTTTCCTTTGCCAACACAGACCATTTCAGCAGCTCCTCCCTGGTGACCCGTCTTACCAGCGACGTAACCACCATACAGAACTCCGTGGCCGCAGGCATGCGGCCCGCTTTCCGATCCCCGGTCATGATGCTCACCGCCATGGCTGCCTCCTTTTACATCAATCCGCAGCTGGCCATGGTATTTCTGGTGGCTGCCCCTGTGCTGGGAGCTCTGCTGTTTTTCATTATCAGCCGTGTGCGCCCCCTGTACAGCGTGATGCAGGGCGCCATCGACATGGTCAACCGCATCATTCAGGAAAACCTGACCGCCATCCGTGTGGTGAAATCCTATGTCAGAGGCGACCATGAAATCCGGAAATTCGAGGAGGTCAATTACAATCTGCGGTTCACGGCGGAAAAAGCCTTCCGTCTGGCAGTCTTAAACATGCCTGCCATGCAGTTAGTCATGTACTCCACCATCCTGTGCATCCTGTGGTTCGGCGGCAGGCTGGTCACCATAGGCGGCGTGAAGGTGGGTGAGCTCACCGGTTTCCTGAGCTATGTCCTGCAGGTTTTAAATTCACTGATGATGTTCTCCAATGTGTTCCTCATGACCACCAGAGCCCTGGCTTCCTGGAAACGTATCTCGGAAGTCATGGATGAGGAAATCGACATCAAGGAGGACGGATCCAGTCCCCTGGAAGTGGAGCATGGCGATATCCGGTTTGAGCATGTGTACTTTAAATACAACCAGGATGCTGCCGAATATGTGCTCTCCGACATTTCCTTTCATATAAAGGCGGGACAGACCGTGGGCATCATCGGCCAGACAGGCGCTGCCAAGAGCACGCTGGTGCAGCTGATTCCCAGACTCTATGATGTCACGAATGGCACGGTATATATAGATGGCCGCCCGGTCCGGGAATACCCCCTTAAGAGACTGAGGGATTCCATCGCCATGGTGCTCCAGAAAAATACCCTGTTTTCCGGTACGGTAAAGGATAACCTGCGCTGGGGCAGGGAAACGGCCACGGACCAGGAAATCGAGGAGGCCTGCCGCATTGCCTGCGTGGATGAATTCATCGACCGCCTGGAACGCGGATATGAAACAGAGCTGGGCCAGGGAGGCATCAATGTGTCAGGCGGGCAGAAGCAGAGACTCTGCATTGCCAGGGCTATCCTCAAGTCTCCCAAGGTGCTGATTCTGGATGATTCCACCAGCGCGGTGGATACTGCCACAGAGGCCAAAATCCGGGACGGACTGGCAAAGAGCATGCCGGATACAACCAAAATCATCATTGCCCAGCGCATATCCTCAGTGGCCCACGCAGACCAAATCATTATACTGGAGGACGGACGGGTGAACGCGGTAGGCAGCCACGAAACCCTGCTGGCTTCCAACCAGATTTATCAGGACATCTATCATTCTCAACAGGAAGGGGCGAATCTGTAA
- a CDS encoding aspartate dehydrogenase domain-containing protein codes for MGKLKLGILGNGYLADIIVEAGLKGMLDEYELVGVLGRTREKTELLAKKGGCQACGTIDELLALSPDYVAEAASVQSVKDCGVKILESGAGMIVLSIGAFADHEFFGQVKAAAAGHKTRVYIASGAVGGFDVLRTISLMGQAEAGIRTRKGPASLKGTPLFVERLMEDGPESHVFHGSAKEAISLLPTKVNVAVASSLVTAGPEDTRVDIYSVPGMVGDDHKITSEIEGVKAVVDIYSSTSAIAGWSVVAVLQNIVSPIVF; via the coding sequence ATGGGAAAATTAAAACTGGGTATTCTGGGCAACGGCTATCTGGCCGATATTATTGTGGAAGCCGGTCTGAAAGGAATGCTGGATGAATATGAGCTGGTGGGAGTTTTGGGCAGGACCAGGGAAAAGACAGAGCTTCTGGCAAAAAAAGGCGGGTGTCAGGCATGCGGCACCATAGACGAGCTTCTGGCGCTGTCCCCTGACTATGTTGCGGAGGCAGCCTCGGTCCAGTCTGTAAAGGACTGCGGAGTGAAGATTCTGGAATCCGGGGCCGGCATGATTGTGCTGTCCATCGGAGCATTTGCGGATCATGAATTTTTTGGACAGGTAAAGGCCGCGGCTGCCGGCCACAAAACCAGGGTGTACATTGCGTCCGGTGCGGTGGGAGGATTTGATGTGCTGCGGACCATATCCCTTATGGGGCAGGCAGAGGCAGGCATCAGGACAAGGAAAGGACCGGCGTCCTTAAAGGGAACCCCGCTTTTTGTAGAGCGCCTGATGGAGGACGGACCGGAGAGCCATGTATTTCACGGCAGCGCAAAGGAAGCCATTTCCCTCCTGCCTACCAAGGTAAATGTGGCTGTGGCCTCATCCCTTGTGACCGCGGGGCCGGAGGATACCCGTGTGGATATATACAGCGTTCCAGGCATGGTTGGGGATGACCATAAGATCACATCCGAGATAGAAGGAGTGAAGGCTGTTGTGGATATTTATTCCAGCACCAGCGCCATTGCCGGCTGGAGCGTGGTGGCGGTTTTACAGAATATTGTATCACCAATCGTATTTTAG